Proteins encoded in a region of the Flavobacteriales bacterium genome:
- a CDS encoding ATP-binding protein — translation MEKTDSSLLIIKEEYLEEFKEEITTYLKSVGWITDVKKAKGDIDLSFLIQAGKALNINETDELSIIKSAIRISNDRIILSNTSNVILNALKKGYCIGKYIAKQYERASGLELLMQKNRDGSLHQSELPEFHDKSQTQAAILLMVAANYILYGLRDHRADEVSSINIDFNGIPEVNLNRPSKAIQCSLYYYGAYLERSGVVNQDLHFLKISQLYFERLSEELKLRKDGFKYVDLFTDNHYKLEKTEFVVQGFETMSTNVTVGMAFNPTKMEDIVANKEAKHLFKRYAERLLCYDMETKRNPLNELGGLPNVTMADGKPGTGKSMLIAATATLLKERCDMLGYDFLFWPLPENIVSTYQGGTAERAMEWFKPMQDPSKIIFAPIDDAENNLEERTRQGVSAGVREFIGVFLRNTEGAYAVNYGNRLISLFTNIPDQIDKAVLSRIQMRVKMDGAGTDKDFIDQDYLWWRKYEKLESGFVNSPPPSGYDYMASQKRAESLNELLDHNYTFTNEDVKAIFDETMASAGVHSHDFFGDFYAAIQRKYPFFSSRDLRNIQKAVDARVIDFDLPEIWWEKPDEFFRKAYDTKVDMLKVLMKENLKDSNFSQLRLYEALNYVETSIRINETGINREIKEAAKRLFIQGEARDLASKGQIHD, via the coding sequence ATGGAAAAAACAGATTCATCCTTACTGATAATCAAAGAAGAATACCTTGAAGAGTTCAAGGAAGAAATAACCACGTATTTGAAAAGCGTTGGCTGGATTACTGACGTGAAAAAGGCCAAAGGCGATATCGATCTATCGTTTCTCATTCAGGCAGGAAAAGCCTTGAACATCAACGAAACGGATGAGCTTTCCATCATCAAAAGCGCCATCCGTATCAGTAATGATCGCATCATTCTTTCCAATACTTCGAATGTCATTCTGAACGCGCTGAAGAAAGGTTATTGCATCGGTAAATACATCGCCAAGCAATATGAACGCGCATCAGGTCTGGAACTGTTGATGCAGAAGAACCGTGACGGAAGTCTGCATCAATCGGAGCTACCCGAGTTTCATGATAAATCGCAAACGCAGGCGGCCATTTTACTGATGGTAGCAGCAAACTACATTCTGTATGGGCTTCGCGATCATCGGGCAGATGAAGTCTCATCCATCAACATCGATTTCAACGGCATTCCAGAAGTAAACCTGAACCGTCCTTCCAAGGCTATTCAATGCTCGCTTTATTATTATGGCGCGTACTTGGAGCGTTCGGGCGTAGTGAATCAGGATCTTCATTTCCTCAAGATCAGTCAGCTATATTTTGAGCGTTTGAGCGAAGAATTGAAGCTCAGAAAAGACGGTTTCAAGTACGTTGACCTGTTTACCGACAATCATTACAAACTGGAAAAGACCGAGTTTGTGGTGCAAGGTTTTGAAACGATGTCGACCAATGTTACGGTTGGCATGGCGTTCAATCCTACCAAGATGGAAGACATTGTGGCCAACAAGGAAGCAAAGCATCTTTTTAAGCGCTATGCTGAACGCTTGCTTTGCTACGACATGGAAACGAAGCGGAATCCGCTGAACGAATTAGGCGGTTTGCCCAATGTGACCATGGCTGATGGAAAGCCCGGAACGGGGAAAAGCATGCTGATTGCCGCCACGGCAACCTTGCTTAAAGAGCGTTGCGATATGCTCGGGTACGACTTTCTTTTTTGGCCGTTGCCAGAGAACATCGTTTCCACATACCAAGGCGGAACGGCAGAACGCGCCATGGAATGGTTCAAGCCGATGCAAGACCCAAGCAAGATCATTTTCGCTCCGATTGATGATGCTGAGAATAACTTGGAGGAACGCACGCGTCAGGGTGTTTCGGCCGGTGTGCGTGAGTTTATCGGAGTTTTCTTGAGAAACACGGAAGGTGCTTATGCGGTCAATTACGGCAACCGTTTGATCAGCCTTTTCACCAACATTCCCGATCAGATTGATAAGGCGGTGCTATCGCGAATTCAGATGCGTGTGAAAATGGATGGAGCGGGCACCGACAAGGATTTTATCGATCAGGATTACCTGTGGTGGCGCAAATATGAAAAGCTGGAAAGTGGCTTTGTGAACTCACCTCCACCGAGTGGATACGATTACATGGCAAGTCAGAAACGAGCGGAATCGCTGAACGAACTGCTTGACCATAATTACACCTTCACGAATGAGGATGTGAAGGCCATTTTCGATGAAACAATGGCAAGTGCTGGTGTGCATTCGCACGATTTCTTCGGAGATTTCTACGCGGCCATTCAACGGAAGTATCCGTTCTTCTCATCACGCGATCTGCGAAACATTCAGAAAGCGGTAGACGCGCGCGTTATCGACTTTGACCTACCAGAGATCTGGTGGGAAAAGCCAGATGAGTTCTTCCGAAAAGCATACGACACCAAAGTGGACATGCTGAAAGTGTTGATGAAGGAAAATCTGAAAGATTCGAATTTCTCGCAACTACGATTGTACGAAGCATTGAATTACGTGGAAACTTCCATCCGTATTAACGAAACGGGCATCAACCGCGAGATAAAAGAAGCTGCCAAGCGACTTTTCATCCAAGGAGAAGCCCGAGATCTGGCAAGCAAAGGGCAGATCCATGATTAA